The Antennarius striatus isolate MH-2024 chromosome 23, ASM4005453v1, whole genome shotgun sequence genome has a segment encoding these proteins:
- the zgc:112271 gene encoding bolA-like protein 2, producing the protein MVVTADHIRDKLLQELEAVHVEVEDTSPNRCAASFKVLVVSNQFEGKSLLQRHRMVNSCLGEELKEIHAFEQKTVTPGQWEKQKSQ; encoded by the exons ATGGTTGTGACAGCTGATCATATCCGGGATAAACtgctgcaggagctggaggcGGTCCACGTG GAGGTAGAGGACACCTCACCCAACAGGTGTGCAGCCAGCTTTAAAGTCCTGGTGGTGTCTAACCAGTTTGAGGGTAAATCACTgctgcagagacacag GATGGTGAATTCGTGCCTGggggaggagctgaaggagatcCATGCCTTTGAACAGAAGACTGTCACACCGGGGCAGTGGGAGAAACAGAAATCACAGTGA